In Humulus lupulus chromosome 6, drHumLupu1.1, whole genome shotgun sequence, a single genomic region encodes these proteins:
- the LOC133781430 gene encoding TMV resistance protein N-like: MEPPSMEVDEGQRSILASRKKYAVFISFSGEDTRNGFTSHLCAALKNAGIDYFIDDDKLERGHEISQALLDAIDDSIFSVVILSENYAASSWCLDELEHIIQCMQQKKTQIVLPVFYHVHPSDVRTQKGTYADAFAEHEQRYNDSMIRRWKAALTTAANLCGWHLSKLKKEADLVTDILNHIRGKLNSTSSKSSDYYLKQGLVGIEKSVADLNKLQSIDNAPILGIWGMGGVGKTTLAYVMFEKFRHQFENHCFLQNVKEEHQKHGSDLVRQFFQRLSKVKNIDLEDLGSIKDRLYHKKLLIVLDDVDNLDVYDSLLKDHHAWLNSESKVIITSRDQQVLRNIIGDDDEKMIYRLDILNEKEALELFYLHAFKGKVVDQNYKELSEKFVDYAQGLPLALKVLGSHLFSKKREVWRSLLSELKEYSDEAILKVLQISFDGLKNIEKSIFLDIACFFRGKKENYVKDVLDACYGSSYDAVIEVLVDKCLISKDDYKKGIILEMHDLLQEMGQSIACGSDDRCLENYSRLWKREDISHVLENNIGTSKIKGIFIDGFGIRGEGEINLDPSVFKKMSSLKLLQLSTQYDQNISFQLPHGLGSFPKELRYLHWYFCPLESLGSILTLRNLAHLSMPRSQLEKLWDGIQDLKNLNYVNLRCSNKLTCLPNLSRANLCHMDLRFCGSLVELPPLRFHNVLDGILYLNKCFNLRIVSEMFGNIKLIDLSWTKIEELHSSIGSLKNLHELRLSYCKHLKKLPSSICYSESLQLLHMRECVSIDKFPELPNNIKDLDLSETSIRQINSSSFECMPYLKYLYMTRCTMLESLPTTICKLKSLEQLCFSNCSQLKSFPEISEPMENLKKLYLAETWIDAVPQPIEYLPELITLDLSGCKNLKSIPVSNIYNMPNISSVYIEEYQRDQDWVVLPDVWISEILQQSKCRCSCSITNLISILKLYGLCGYYKFWKDFTCCECFLLYTIHNILVSKAQQDKIIKIKSGLTEKGSYGPRVSFCYPGNKIPQWFAYKSMGFALHVDFAPSTWNGDKSFLAIVICIVVDFNRCIWNRDESTIVSEIHYSHMDEPDLDLFHRSCLQIQKRTQYNTDHVFICYLTRDDIYYELRNAENASFKFYMEDESYDNCGDKRIKECGIHLLYGEDAEKFDAEKSDAEEFDEEGSDAEEFDTIHAEPHTKRTKI, from the exons ATGGAGCCACCAAGCATGGAGGTTGATGAGGGCCAGCGCTCCATCCTTGCCTCTCGGAAGAAATATGCCGTTTTTATCAGTTTCAGTGGAGAAGACACCCGCAACGGTTTTACTAGTCATCTCTGTGCAGCACTCAAGAACGCAGGAATTGATTACTTTATTGATGATGACAAACTGGAGCGAGGACATGAGATTTCACAAGCACTTTTGGATGCCATCGACGACTCAATATTTTCTGTAGTTATATTATCAGAAAATTATGCAGCCTCGTCGTGGTGCTTGGATGAGCTGGAGCATATCATTCAATGTATGCAGCAGAAGAAGACGCAAATTGTTCTGCCGGTGTTTTACCATGTTCACCCTTCGGATGTGCGCACACAGAAAGGAACTTACGCAGACGCATTTGCAGAACATGAACAACGATACAACGATTCTATGATACGCAGATGGAAGGCTGCTCTAACCACGGCAGCTAATCTTTGTGGATGGCATTTATCCAAACTCAA GAAGGAAGCTGATTTAGTGACTGACATTCTCAATCATATACGAGGAAAATTAAATTCTACATCTTCAAAGAGTAGTGATTATTATTTAAAACAAGGTTTAGTTGGAATCGAAAAGTCTGTTGCAGATCTCAATAAGTTGCAATCGATCGATAATGCCCCCATTTTAGGGATATGGGGCATGGGTGGGGTGGGTAAGACCACCCTTGCTTATGTCATGTTCGAAAAATTTCGTCATCAATTTGAGAATCATTGCTTTCTTCAAAATGTTAAAGAAGAACACCAAAAGCATGGATCAGATTTGGTGAGACAATTTTTTCAAAGACTGTCAAAAGTGAAAAATATAGACTTGGAAGATTTGGGTTCCATAAAGGATAGGCTATATCATAAGAAGTTGCTTATAGTTCTTGATGATGTGGATAACTTGGATGTCTATGATTCTTTGCTTAAAGATCATCATGCTTGGTTGAATTCTGAAAGTAAAGTTATCATAACAAGTAGAGATCAACAAGTGCTTCGAAATATTATTGGAGATGATGATGAAAAGATGATATATCGCCTTGACATACTAAATGAAAAGGAAGCTCTTGAACTCTTCTATTTGCATGCCTTCAAAGGTAAAGTTGTTGATCAAAACTACAAAGAACTGTCAGAGAAGTTTGTAGATTATGCTCAAGGTCTTCCTCTTGCTCTTAAAGTTTTGGGTTCTCATCTATTTTCAAAGAAGAGAGAAGTATGGCGAAGCTTGTTGAGTGAGCTAAAAGAATATTCCGATGAAGCAATTTTAAAAGTATTACAAATAAGTTTCGATGGACTAAAGAATATAGAAAAAAGCATATTTCTTGATATAGCATGTTTCTTCAGAGGGAAAAAAGAAAATTATGTGAAAGATGTGTTGGATGCGTGTTATGGTAGTTCCTATGATGCCGTTATTGAAGTTCTTGTTGACAAGTGTTTGATATCTAAGGATGATTATAAAAAAGGTATTATACTTGAAATGCATGATTTGTTGCAAGAAATGGGTCAGTCGATTGCTTGTGGGTCAGATGATCGTTGTTTGGAAAACTATAGTAGACTATGGAAGCGCGAAGATATCTCCCACGTCTTGGAAAATAATATA GGCACTTCAAAAATTAAAGGAATATTTATTGATGGTTTTGGCATACGAGGAGAAGGAGAGATAAACTTGGACCCTTCAGTCTTTAAAAAAATGTCAAGTCTAAAATTGCTTCAACTATCAACCCAGTATGATCAGAATATTTCATTTCAGCTTCCTCATGGTTTAGGCTCTTTTCCTAAAGAGCTTAGATATCTACATTGGTATTTCTGCCCTTTGGAATCTTTAGGGTCAATACTTACACTGCGTAATCTTGCTCATCTTAGTATGCCTCGGAGCCAGCTTGAGAAACTATGGGATGGAATTCAG GATCTTAAAAACTTGAACTATGTCAATCTTCGTTGCTCAAATAAGTTAACTTGTCTCCCAAATCTCTCCAGAGCAAATCTTTGTCACATGGACCTGCGATTTTGTGGAAGTTTGGTTGAGCTTCCTCCTTTAAGGTTTCACAACGTTCTTGATGGCATACTTTATCTCAACAAGTGCTTTAATCTAAGAATTGTTTCAGAGATGTTTGGTAATATCAAATTGATAGATTTGTCTTGGACGAAAATAGAAGAATTACACTCTTCCATTGGTTCTCTTAAGAATCTTCATGAGCTCCGTCTCTCTTATTGTAAACATCTCAAGAAGCTTCCCAGCAGTATTTGTTATTCTGAATCATTGCAACTTCTACATATGCGTGAATGTGTGTCCATCGACAAGTTTCCAGAGCTTCCAAATAATATAAAAGATTTAGATTTGAGTGAAACATCGATACGACAaatcaattcatcatcctttgagTGCATGCCTTATCTTAAGTATTTATACATGACAAGGTGCACAATGCTTGAAAGCCTCCCAACCACCATTTGTAAGTTGAAGTCTCTTGAACAACTGTGTTTCAGCAATTGTTCCCAACTAAAAAGTTTTCCAGAAATCTCGGAGCCTATGGAGAATCTGAAAAAACTTTATCTAGCTGAAACATGGATTGATGCGGTTCCACAACCCATTGAGTATCTACCTGAGCTTATAACTCTAGATTTGAGCGGATGTAAAAATCTCAAGTCTATTCCAGTGTCTAACATTTATAATATGCCCAACATTTCTAGTGTCTACATTGAAGAATATCAAAGAGATCAAGATTGGGTTGTTTTGCCAGATGTTTGGATTTCCGAAATTCTTCAACAATCTAAGTGTAGATGTTCTTGTTCGATTACAAATCTAATCTCTATCCTGAAATTGTATGGTCTATGTGGCTATTATAAATTTTGGAAAGATTTCACTTGTTGTGAGTGCTTTTTACTCTACACAATACACAATATTCTAGTGAGCAAAGCTCAACAAgataaaattatcaaaataaagTCAGGGCTCACAGAAAAG GGTTCATATGGACCTAGAGTGAGCTTTTGTTATCCAggaaataaaattccccaatggTTTGCTTATAAGTCTATGGGATTTGCACTACATGTAGACTTTGCTCCATCGACTTGGAATGGTGATAAAAGCTTCTTAGCCATTGTTATATGCATTGTTGTTGATTTTAACCGGTGCATTTGGAATCGCGATGAGTCGACCATAGTTTCTGAAATCCATTATTCCCATATGGATGAACCAGACTTAGACTTGTTTCATCGTTCATGCCTACAGATACAAAAACGCACTCAGTACAATACAGATCATGTGTTCATATGTTATCTTACCAGAGATGACATTTATTATGAGTTACGTAATGCAGAGAATGCTTCATTTAAGTTCTACATGGAGGACGAATCATATGATAACTGTGGCGATAAGAGAATAAAAGAATGTGGAATCCACTTGCTATATGGGGAAGATGCAGAGAAGTTTGATGCAGAGAAGTCTGATGCAGAGGAGTTTGATGAAGAGGGGTCTGATGCAGAGGAGTTTGATACTATACATGCAGAACCACATACTAAGAGAACTAAAATATAA